From the genome of Myxococcus xanthus, one region includes:
- a CDS encoding YwqG family protein: MRQKLEAAGLAQRADALLALVRPSIRLESQAVEEEQLPVGATKLGGCPDLPTANAWPGGEDGAQAFIAQVNFAEVQAFSGAELLPRAGLLSFFYDVRKGVWGFDPKDNQGWTLLFTPPEVVLQRAAIPTGVPPEGRFHACKMRPKSQEDFAPLDSEDVERLALTKDERSAYNELLCQREPGWTHKLLGHPDPVQYGDMRLEAQYASNGIYCGGSREEGGPITAELRAGASEWVLLLQIDTDEGAGMMWGDVGTLYVWIREKDLAKRQFDRCWLILQCC; the protein is encoded by the coding sequence TTGCGACAGAAGCTCGAAGCGGCCGGTCTCGCCCAGCGTGCAGATGCACTCCTCGCGCTGGTTCGCCCCTCGATTCGCTTGGAGTCGCAGGCTGTCGAAGAGGAGCAGCTTCCGGTGGGGGCCACCAAGCTGGGGGGATGCCCTGACCTGCCAACTGCCAACGCATGGCCGGGAGGCGAGGACGGTGCGCAGGCTTTCATCGCGCAGGTGAACTTCGCCGAGGTGCAGGCGTTTTCGGGGGCAGAGCTACTGCCACGAGCGGGGCTGTTGAGCTTCTTCTACGATGTCCGGAAGGGCGTCTGGGGATTCGACCCGAAGGACAACCAAGGGTGGACCCTCCTTTTCACCCCGCCCGAAGTAGTCCTGCAGCGAGCCGCCATCCCCACAGGGGTGCCGCCCGAGGGCCGCTTCCACGCCTGTAAGATGCGACCCAAATCCCAGGAGGACTTCGCACCCTTGGACTCGGAGGATGTGGAGCGGCTCGCACTTACGAAGGATGAGCGAAGCGCGTACAACGAATTGCTATGTCAGCGCGAACCTGGCTGGACTCACAAGCTGCTGGGGCATCCGGACCCCGTCCAGTATGGAGACATGAGACTGGAGGCCCAGTATGCCTCCAATGGCATCTACTGTGGCGGAAGCAGGGAGGAGGGGGGCCCCATCACTGCCGAACTGCGTGCTGGCGCCTCTGAGTGGGTTCTTCTCCTTCAAATCGACACGGACGAAGGTGCAGGCATGATGTGGGGCGACGTCGGGACTCTCTACGTTTGGATTCGAGAAAAGGACTTGGCCAAGCGCCAGTTCGACCGGTGTTGGTTGATTCTCCAGTGCTGTTGA